A region of Enoplosus armatus isolate fEnoArm2 chromosome 14, fEnoArm2.hap1, whole genome shotgun sequence DNA encodes the following proteins:
- the LOC139295936 gene encoding kinesin-1 heavy chain-like, translating into MADPAECTIKVMCRFRPLNSSEVTRGDRYIPKFQGDETVVIGQGKPYMFDRVFQSNTTQEQVYNACAQKIVKDVLDGYNGTIFAYGQTSSGKTHTMEGNLHDTDAMGIIPRIVQDIFNYIYSMDENLEFHIKVSYFEIYLDKIRDLLDVSKTNLSVHEDKNRVPYVKGCTERFVCSPDEVMDTIDEGKSNRHVAVTNMNEHSSRSHSIFLINVKQENTQTEQKLSGKLYLVDLAGSEKVSKTGAEGAVLDEAKNINKSLSSLGNVISALAEGTAYIPYRDSKMTRILQDSLGGNCRTTIVICCSPSSYNEAETKSTLMFGQRAKTIKNTVVVNIELTAEQWKQKYEREKEKNKTLRNTVTWLENELNRWRNGESVPVEEQFDKEKANAEVQALDNILNDKPASTPNVPGVRLTDVEKDKCEAELAKLYKQLDDKDEEINQQSQLAEKLKQQMLDQDELLASSRRDHENLQAELNRLQAENEASKDEVKEVLQALEELAVNYDQKSQEVEDKTKEFEAISEELSQKSSILSSLDSELQKLKEMSNHQKKRVTEMMSSLLKDLAEIGIAVGSNDIKQHEGGSGMIDEEFTVARLYISKMKSEVKTMVKRCKQLESTQSESNKKMDENENELAACQLRISQHEAKIKSLTEYLHNVEQKKRQLEENVDSLNEELVKLSAQEKVHAMEKENEIQTANEVKEAVEKQIHSHREAHQKQISSLRDELDNKEKLITELQDLNQKIMLEQERLRVEHEKLKSTDQEKSRKLHELTVMQDRREQARQDLKGLEETVAKELQTLHNLRKLFVQDLATRVKKSAEMDSDDTGGSAAQKQKISFLENNLEQLTKVHKQLVRDNADLRCELPKLEKRLRATAERVKALESALKEAKENAARDRKRYQQEVDRIKEAVRAKNMARRGHSAQIAKPIRPGQQPVASPTHPNINRSGGGFYQNSQTVAIRGGGSGKPDKN; encoded by the exons ATGGCCGACCCGGCGGAGTGCACCATCAAAGTGATGTGCCGTTTTAGGCCCCTGAACAGCTCCGAGGTGACCAGAGGCGACAGATACATTCCCAAGTTTCAAGGGGACGAGACTGTTGTTATCGGG CAG GGCAAACCGTACATGTTCGACAGAGTGTTTCAGTCAAATACAACACAGGAACAAGTGTACAATGCCTGCGCCCAGAAGATTGTCAAAG ATGTTTTGGATGGATACAATGGAACAATTTTTGCATACGGGCAGACATCATCtggtaaaacacacaccatgGAG GGGAATCTCCATGACACAGATGCAATGGGCATCATCCCCAGGATAGTGCAAGATATCTTCAACTACATCTATTCCATGGACGAAAACCTGGAGTTTCACATCAAA gTTTCATATTTTGAAATTTACTTAGACAAGATCCGGGACCTTTTGGATG TGTCAAAGACCAATCTGTCAGTGcatgaagacaaaaacagagtcCCCTACGTCAAG GGCTGCACTGAGAGATTTGTCTGCAGCCCAGATGAGGTCATGGATACGATTGATGAAGGCAAATCAAACAGACACGTAGCAGTTACAA ACATGAACGAGCACAGCTCCAGGAGTCACAGTATTTTCCTGATAAACGTCAAACAGGAGAACACTCAGACAGAGCAGAAGCTCAGCGGCAAACTTTACCTGGTGGATCTGGCTGGCAGTGAAAAG GTCAGTAAAAcaggagcagagggagctgTGCTGGATGAAGCCAAGAACATCAACAAGTCTCTGTCGTCCCTGGGAAACGTCATCTCTGCTCTGGCTGAAGGAACG GCCTACATCCCCTACCGAGACAGCAAGATGACCCGTATCCTGCAGGACTCGCTGGGTGGTAACTGTCGAACCACCATTGTCATCTGCTGCTCGCCTTCCTCCTATAACGAGGCCGAAACCAAATCCACCCTCATGTTCGGACAAAG AGCAAAGACTATCAAGAACACTGTCGTTGTGAACATCGAGCTTACAGCAGAGCAGTGGAAGCAGAAGTatgagagggagaaggagaagaataAGACCCTGAGGAACACCGTCACCTGGCTGGAGAACGAGCTCAACCGCTGGAGGAATG GTGAGAGTGTGCCAGTGGAGGAGCAGTTTGACAAGGAGAAGGCCAATGCCGAGGTGCAGGCCCTGGACAACATACTCAATGACAAGCCGGCCTCCACGCCCAACGTGCCGGGTGTTCGTCTCACCGACGTGGAGAAGGACAAGTGTGAGGCCGAGCTGGCCAAGCTTTACAAACAGCTGGATGATAag GATGAGGAAATCAACCAGCAGAGCCAGCTGGCTGAGAAGCTGAAGCAGCAGATGCTGGACCAGGATGAG CTCTTAGCCTCCTCCCGCCGCGATCACGAGAACCTCCAGGCAGAGCTGAACCGCCTGCAGGCAGAGAACGAGGCCTCCAAGGACGAGGTGAAGGAGGTGCTccaggctctggaggagctggcCGTCAATTATGACCAGAAGAGCCAAGAGGTGGAGGATAAGACCAAGGAGTTTGAGGCCATCAGCGAGGAGCTTAGCCAGAAATCG tccaTCCTGTCGTCTCTGGACTCTGAGCTCCAGAAGCTGAAGGAGATGTCCAACCACCAGAAGAAGAGGGTGACGGAGATGATGTCTTCACTGCTCAAAGACCTAGCCGAGATTGGCATCGCCGTGGGCAGCAATGATATCAAG CAACATGAGGGTGGCAGTGGCATGATAGACGAGGAGTTCACAGTGGCCCGTCTCTACATCAGTAAGATGAAGTCAGAAGTGAAGACCATGGTGAAACGCTGCAAGCAGCTGGAGAGCACCCAGTCAGAGAGCAACAAGAAAATGGATGAGAACGAGAACGAGCTGGCTGCCTGCCAGCTGCGCATCTCCCAG CATGAGGCTAAAATCAAGTCCCTGACTGAGTACCTGCACAACgtggagcagaagaagaggcagctggaggagaacGTGGACTCTCTCAATGAGGAACTTGTCAAGCTCAGCGCTCAGG AGAAAGTCCATGCtatggagaaagagaatgagattCAGACTGCCAATGAAGTCAAG GAAGCGGTGGAGAAGCAGATCCACTCCCACCGTGAAGCTCATCAGAAGCAGATCAGCAGCCTGAGAGATGAGCTGGACAACAAGGAGAAACTCATCACTGAGCTGCAGGA TCTGAACCAGAAGATCATGCTGGAGCAGGAGAGGCTCAGAGTGGAGCATGAGAAACTCAAATCCACCGACCAGGAGAAGAGCCGCAAGCTGCACGAGCTTAC ggTGATGCAGGACAGAAGGGAGCAGGCCAGACAGGACCTGAAGGGTCTGGAGGAGACAGTG gCCAAGGAGCTGCAGACCCTGCACAACCTGAGGAAGCTCTTTGTCCAGGACTTGGCTACCAGAGTGAAAAAG AGCGCTGAGATGGACTCGGATGACACCGGCGGCAGCgcagcacagaaacagaaaatctcCTTTCTTGAGAACAATCTTGAGCAGCTCACCAAGGTTCACAAACAG CTGGTACGTGATAATGCAGACCTGCGCTGTGAGCTTCCTAAACTGGAAAAGCGTCTTCGTGCTACGGCTGAGCGGGTCAAGGCCCTGGAGTCTGCTCTGAAGGAGGCGAAGGAGAACGCCGCCCGCGACCGCAAGCGCTACCAGCAGGAGGTGGACCGCATCAAGGAGGCCGTCAGGGCCAAGAACATGGCCAGGAGGGGACATTCGGCCCAGATTG CCAAGCCCATCCGACCCGGGCAGCAGCCAGTGGCGTCTCCCACCCACCCCAACATCAACCGCAGCGGAGGAGGCTTCTACCAGAACAGCCAGACTGTGGCCATCAGGGGAGGAGGCAGTGGCAAACCAGACAAGAA CTGA